The segment ttttgtctacctatttatctctttactccatgctttgtaacccctttctgcctttttttttcaggtatgagggccttcttgaggatttcttgggggCAGGGGGATCTTATGGCtgcaaactcccttagcttttgtttatctgggaaagtttttatttctccatcatatctgaaggatattcttgctggatagagtattcttggctgaaagtttctgtccttcaaagatttgaatgtgccattccagtctctcctaacttgtaaggtttctgcagagaaatgtaggttattttcttctgccttgctgctccctgtattttttctggggctggcccagtggcacagtggttaagttcacatgttctgcttctcggcggcctggggtttgctggttcggatccaaggtgtgggcatggcaccgcttggcacgccatgctgtggtaggaatcccacatataaagtagagaaagatgggcacggatgttagctcagggccagccttcctcagaaaaaagaggagggttggcagtagttagctcagggctaatcttcctgaaaaggaaaaagtattttttctttgtcattcacttttgccagtttcactactatatgccttgcagtaggtctttttacattgacatgtTTAGGAGCTCTGATAGACTCTTTGACATGGATTTCCAtgtccttccccaggtttgggaagatctctgctattatttctttgatcaagctttctgctccattctccttcttcctcttaaACACCTATAAtgcttatgttgcatttcctgattgagttggatatttcttggagacttaatttctttttattcttagtttctctcctctatctggagcactTCAACATGTCTgtccttgattatgctgattcgctcTTCTACGACATctgcttgagcattcagggaattcatattttctctcttccattatgtctttcatctccaatatttctgattgctgctttatagtttcaatctcttttgtgaagtagctcgtaaattcattgaattgtttctctacattctcttttaactcattgagttttttgatgatagctatttttaattctctgtcatttagatgacatatttctgtgtccttaggactgatttctgggtacttgtcattttctctctggtctggatatttatataatttttgatactgctataGGTCATGGCTCTGTTTTTGCACATTgtggtattatttggttgcagttactgcctatgACCACTGGGTgagggtcaagagctgcatattctgaacCCTCTGCATGCTGGcgagatcccaggcactggaacTGGCCCTGTGCGGGTGGTGGGGGAGGTGCGCTTTCCTCTGTGTGCTCTCGGggttttcttgctctgccctcactatctgctctcctggggtgttggcttgatgaggtcaccctcACGTTAGCTTTCACCTCGGTAGGGTCTTTCCCATGGGCTGCGAGAGCCCTTGGAGATCTTTGACGTTCCTGCGAACAAACGTCCCCTCTCCTGTTCCTTCCCTGTCAGAGGCTGCCTGCAGTCCTGGATCCCATACTTTtgaggagggagcaaagttttctcttaccccattccacttcctctgaggggggctccagcctctctgccctccgtcgtatggctgcatgggtttCACAGATGTcatttgtgttgtgtttggatgtctctcttggagtatgaatgtctttttcattgtatggtagaggagagagattactgggaaagctctgtccaccatgatgctgatgtcactcctcttaCACACATTTTAACAGATCTCTGTGGCCCCTTGAATGGCCTGTGCTCTTGCAGGAgatattaacattaatttttagGTCATGACGCAGTTGAAGGTACAAAGAGAGGTATAAACCTTCAGTGTGTCTCCCTCTTACCAGACCCACCTTTCCCCACAAACTCTGACTTCAGTGTAAGACGGAAAGACCCAGGTTCATACAGCGTTAGCAGGTCAAACTGGAAGACAGCCTCAGAGGCTGAGGAACCCAAGGCCCCAAATtgagtaacttgccaaggtcCTTGAAGAGGGAAGCAGAACCTGGGGTCAGAGGCCAGGCCTCCACTAGGCCTAGCATCTCTTCCACAGAGCATCcttccccactccttcctccctGAGCCTGGGCCTTTTACAGCCCCACTCCTACCAACACCCCCTCATGGACCTCCCCTCCACTCCCTACACAGCTCTGGAGCTGAATCAGAGATACTGAGGCAGGGCAGAAGCAGAGCTCAGCAGAGCTGGGAGCCCCTTACCTGCCCCCATGATGGGGCAGTAAAGCAGGAccacctccctcagcctccacctCCGCAAGAAGAGAGACAAACCATACAGTTTATACACTAGTTTATTTTGGAGGAACATCTGGGAACTTGGGGCGAGAGAGGACTGATGGGAGAAAGCGAGAAAGAACAAAACAGCAAAGCAGCAGCCTAgaggtgggagcagagaggaggaaagacGTGGGACTGTGAGGACTTGAAAACTCCAGAGAATTCTGGAGGAGGAGGGTAGAGAGAGTAGGGATGTTGAGGGGCGTCAACCAGGAGGCAGATGGGGCTGGGATCCGGTAacttgagggaggcagggagggctggTGGAAGGGACTGCAAGTTGTCCTGGCTGAGCCCGGGTGGAGATCAAGAGGATGGCTGGAAACTGGCAGGATTTACTCCAAAGGTCTCTGCAGACGCTCTAGGGAATTTAGAACACTCTGTTCTGTGGGTTATTGCAGAAATCCAGGAAACAGCATTGAGAGTATATCCAGAAGCCAAACACCGGAGAAGAGTGGGTATATGAGCAATCACTCAGCTGCTCCTTGCGGCGACAGTCACTCACCATGATGTCAGAACCACTGCCTGGGGAGGGACGGCAGCAACCAGTGATACGGAGGTCCCAGGCAAAGCCTCAAACCCTCCCATCCCCTCACTCCACGTGGACTTATCATCACTGACCCCACATCCTGCCCTAGACCCCCAAAATGCAGAGATTCTTGGAACTGGGCAAGGGCAGGGAGTGCCAGGGGGTCACCAGCTATGAACTCTGGAAGTTTCCCATGGAAGGTTGGTGGGAAAGATGCATTCGAAATACAGTGGCAGGGGGCTGACTCGGGACTTGTGGAGCAAACCAGCACTTCAGGCAGGACCATGTAAGAAAAAGTTGGGAGATGAGTTGGAGGCTGGATTGTAGAGAGGAggtgtttattgtttattttatggaACAAAAAGTAATTGAGAAGATGATATTTCTCCTGCCATTATATTTGTTAGAGGGGAAGAACAATCTTTGTGCCCATGTACAGGGATGTTCACTACTGCTCTGCTTGAGTGAGAGGAAAATTAGAAGCAACGTAAAGGTCCATCGATAGTGGGATGGATCCATTGGCTCTGACGTGCCCATGGCATGGAGTACTAAGCAGCAGTCAATGGAACAAGGAAGATGTTTACACACTGATAGGGAAACATTAAGCTCCCGTAAGAGTTAAGTTTAAAAAGCAAGTGCAGAATAGCGTTTACAGTGGTATGCTACtgtttgtgggggaaaaaagaagtgaaaaaggagTAAACAGCATATTTGTATAGGGTGGGATGTACATAAAAGATCAGAGAAAGGgtaattaagaaagtaaaaagagtgGCTTTGTTGTTCGTGCCTGGGACCTGTGGATTGGGCCAGGAGTGGGAGGTAGGCTTTTCTTTGCCACCCTTGAATGCTCTGATACTGACCCATGTCTATGCATCAGCTATTTAAAAAGTgtaatgaggggccggcccagtggtgcagcagttaagtgtgcacattccgctttggcgggcCAGGGTTCCCCcgttcagatccccagtgtggacgtggcaccactttgcaagccatactgtggtaggtgtcccacatatgaagtagaggaagatgagcatggatgttagctcagggccagtcttcctcagcaaaaaggaggattggcagatgttagctcagggctaatcttcctcaaataaaaataaaaagtgtatgaAAGGATTTGACAAACACAGCTCCATGCCATGCTTGTTAAGAGCACCATCTCTGGAGCCATCACAAATTGTGACTCAGCCTCTAGgagacttgggcaagttattgacCTTTctatgcctctgtttcctcctctgtagggtggggataataataatgccCACCTCAGAGGGTTGtaagtgcttagaacagggcctggcacacactaTGTGTTATCTGTTTGTTAACTTGAAAAAGGTGAGGGATCAGATGGGTGAGCAGGCCTGAGGAACAAGGGAATGTGGtcgattttctttttaatgaggaACATTGGTCCTgtgctaaaatctgttgccaatcttcctctttttgcttggggaacgttgttgctgagccaacatctatgccagtcttcctctgttttatgtgggacgctgccatagcgtggcttgatgagcagtgctaggtctgtccgggatctgaacctgccaaccccagacccccgaagcagagcacgtgaacttaaccactatgcaaccgggcAGACCCCAATGTGGTCGACTTTTGGCAAGTTGAAAATGAGGTGATGTCCAGAGGGCAATGTGACATGACAGTTTGGCCTCACATTCATATTCAAGAGGAAGCAGTGTGTGGCTGCTGGTTGAAGCCAAGGAAGCAGATAAAATTCTCTGGGGAGAGTAAAGCAGGAAGACAGCAAAGGCCTAAACTTTGGTGAACATGAACCGTTAGGGGCCAAGGGGAATAAGGCAAGACTCAGAGAAGGAGACTGGAAAGAAGCAGTGGAAGATGTAGAAGAGTAATGTTGGCAGGAACTAGTGCTAACAGATGGGGAGAAGGCAGCCTGAAGCAAGGCCAGTGGGTCTAGTGACCTCAAGGGTCCCCTACAAGGCTGAGTGCTGTGAGGAGGGTGGAAACCAATCGGCTGtgggctgagggaagggggaaTACGTGGAGACAGTGGctctgaaggagaggaaagagaaagacagtgatgAACAGTATCTTAGGGTTGTGGGAACCAGACTTAGAGTGCAGCTTAGAAGGCTGGTAGAGAGTCAGTTCAGGAATGGAGCAGGCCAAAGGTGGATGGGGAAAGGCAGCTTACCATTCTTTATGAAGAGAGTCATGCAGCTGCTGCCAGGCGGGACGAGGCAGATGTCAGATCCCAGAAGGCACCCCAACTCCTTGGTTTCCAAGAGGCATCGATAGCAGCGCAGGTATTTGGGGTACTGAACTGGATGAGGGGGTTCTTGATTGACAAGATCAAATTTACCTAAAACAGAGAGGCACTGACCCCAAACCCCTGTCCACCTAATTTCCAGGCTGGTCAACCCTACTTTTCCCTCCCCACCTACCCATCTCAGAAAACTGTAAAATCACCAATTCTTTAAAACCATCTGGCTTAATCTTCCATCAGAAGCTTTAGTCCTTCGTGAAAAATCCCCATTCTCTGCTGTTATACCTCCTGAAATGAGGCACttgttaattcattcactcattcattcaacatgtatttGAGGGGCTAACGTGTGCCCCACACTCTGCAAGCCTCTAAGTTCAAATATCAGGCCAAGGCAGCCCATTCCAGCTTTGAGCAGCCCTGTTAGGACTGTTCTTCCTCTGGGACTTGGTTTCACAGTCCCTCACCCACCCCTGGActctcttttgaattttttttcttttttttttttttcggtgaggaagagcggctctgagctaatgtctgttgcctatcttcgtcctctttttttttttttttttttggtgaggaagattgtccctgagctaacatctattgccaatctttctctttttgcttgaggaaggttatcTCTGAGCTAAtagtctgtgccaatcttcctctattttgtatgtgagatgctgccacagcatggcctgatgagtggtgtgtaggtccgtgcctgggatctgaacccacaaactccaagctgctgaagcagagcatgcacacttaaccactacaccacctctttttttttcttttgcttgaggaagattagccctgagttaacatctgtgccagcctttctctattttgtgtgtgggatgctgccacagcatggcttcacaagtggtgtatgtcagtgcccaggatctgaaccagcaaacctgggttgccgaagtagagcatgcaggacttaaccactatgccacagagctggcccctgaaTATGCTTTCTTAACTGATAATGTTCGGTAGGAAAAACAAGAGTGTGTCAGCACAGGACAGGAAGAAACTCTGCTTTGTGTAGACAGGAGACCTCAAGCAGCTCAGGCCCGCATTCTTCGTTTGGTGGTCCTATCACTGAACAGACTTCCAGTAAAGTTTGTCCACCAAAGCTCCCCCCAACTACATGCATACAtatctccctcttcctctgctcccaGGCCCAGACCACATGTTAATGAGTCCTCAGACCCAGCAGAACCCTGGGCATGAGGCAGATACTGAACAAACACTTTGAATCCTGTTTCTACGTAGAGGATGCTTTGCAGCAAAGTGAGGAGGTTATCAGTCTGGATTCAGCCTTGTTCTACCCTGTGCATCCTGGTGCTGTCATCTAGCGTGTTCCCTGAACCCTCTCTATTCTGTGTTGCCCTCAGATTTGAATCTTCAAATCTCCGTTCAAGTATCTCCTCCATTGCTTCCATTCAGGTATCTCCATTCAAGTCACTGCTCTTGAGTGAGACAGCCCTGGGGTGGTCACTAAGAAATCTCCCTCAGAGTGAACATCAGTTCATTATCAGTTCCCAGGCATTGTCCCACCAAGCCCACCATCCCATCTTTCCTCCTGCCTGGGTTTACCTGAGCATCCTAGGCAGATGTACCCAGACACGTGGTACATCCAGCTGACCATGAGACCCTTCTGATCCCTTAGAGCCACTTACCAAACACCAAGCTCTTCATGACCGACACTATTAAAAGGACCATGTACAGGGCTTGGGGGATGCTGTGGAGGCCCAGGGGCCCAAGACTCCGGCTACCTGCAGAGCCTGCCATAAAATGCATGACTGTCCACCAGCCTCCGGTTTGGGCTTATATTGGTGGAAGAGAATTTGaccaagaggaaggagagaggcaacACCTGTTTGGGATAGAAATCAGTGCCAGAACAGCCAGGGACAGAGTGTCCTCACCCACGGCCACTCTGGGGCCCTACATCCTGGTTTGGGGACAGGGGCCCAGCAACAGAGGAATCAGGGGGGATCTTTCATATtaattcaacagatgtttattgaatCATTGCATCAGGTGTTGGTCCCTGGTTGTACAAagcccctgccctcacagagcacacagtctagtgggggagacaagTCAACAAGCAATGAtcaaagggaggggagggggcagagtgCTTCCCGGGAGCGCCTGGGCAGTGGAAACTACTAACCAAAGGATTTCAACAGAGGAGTAACATGTTTAGGTTTCTGTTCATAAAAGATTACTGAGGCCAGGAAACCAGTTAGGAAGCTATTCCCGAGTCTAGTCACAAGATGGCGGCCTGGTCTCGCAGAAGAGAGGCAGGGAAGACAAGTGAATGAATTTGAGATAGATTTAGAAGGAAGACGACAGATTTGGAGTTAGAGTGAATGTGGGGTGAGGAAGGGGAATAGGATTGCAGAAGAGGGTAACTGATACTATTTTCCAAGATGGCACTATCAGAAATCGACAAGTGAGGACACCTAGGTCTGGAGTGACCGTGGTCAGTCCGGTGCTTTCTGTGGGTTGCGGGAAGACAGAGCCTTTCCCTATGCCCCCTTTTTCCCGCCCAGCCTAAGCTCAGCTGCAGGTCAATGGGTCTCATCTCCGGCGCCCACAGTCTCCGGCGCTGTGCTCTCGCTCTCTGCGCCTGACTGCACCTCAGAGCTCCGGGCAGGACGCGGGGGCGGCCCCCAGTCCAAGCTCAGCTCTCCGCCGGGAGGCTGGCAAGAAACCTGCCAAGGGCGTGCCCCGCGTCGGGACTCAGGCATCCGGCCCCAGCGGACACTCAGAGCATTACGCGGCTTCCCCGGAAGGTGGCGCTGTGGCGCCATCATCCCTCCCAGGCCGGGATTCCGGAGACCGCGAAGCAACCAATGAGCGGCCGCGGGCGGGCCCCAGGTGCTCTCA is part of the Equus caballus isolate H_3958 breed thoroughbred chromosome 20, TB-T2T, whole genome shotgun sequence genome and harbors:
- the LY6G5C gene encoding lymphocyte antigen 6 complex locus protein G5c → MHFMAGSAGSRSLGPLGLHSIPQALYMVLLIVSVMKSLVFGKFDLVNQEPPHPVQYPKYLRCYRCLLETKELGCLLGSDICLVPPGSSCMTLFIKNGSGSDIMVSDCRRKEQLSDCSYTHSSPVFGFWIYSQCCFLDFCNNPQNRVF